The following are from one region of the Novosphingobium humi genome:
- a CDS encoding YdeI/OmpD-associated family protein, with amino-acid sequence MDQRIDAYIAAAPDFARPILIHLRRAVHEAVPGLGETIKWSMPHFTLNGKNLAGMAAFKAHCAFVIHGAGRQGAEEGHRDDGLGAYGKIASMDDLPDPDTFRMRLMEAAQGLSGAKKAARASKAPKAPKAEIAVPDDLTEALAENVAARAVFEGFAPSHRRDYLEWIVEAKAPATRARRIAQAVEWMGEGKRRNWKYEKC; translated from the coding sequence ATGGATCAGAGAATCGATGCCTATATCGCGGCTGCGCCCGATTTCGCGCGGCCGATCCTGATCCATCTGCGCCGCGCGGTGCATGAGGCCGTGCCGGGGCTGGGCGAGACGATCAAATGGTCGATGCCCCATTTCACGCTCAATGGTAAGAATCTGGCCGGGATGGCGGCGTTCAAGGCCCATTGCGCCTTTGTGATCCATGGCGCGGGGCGTCAGGGGGCCGAGGAGGGCCACCGTGATGATGGGCTGGGCGCCTATGGCAAGATCGCCAGTATGGACGACCTGCCCGATCCTGATACGTTTCGGATGCGGCTGATGGAGGCCGCGCAGGGCCTGTCGGGGGCGAAGAAGGCCGCCCGCGCGTCCAAGGCGCCCAAGGCGCCCAAGGCGGAGATTGCCGTTCCTGATGATCTGACAGAGGCTCTGGCGGAGAATGTGGCGGCGAGGGCGGTGTTCGAGGGTTTCGCGCCCTCGCATCGGCGCGATTATCTGGAATGGATCGTCGAGGCCAAAGCGCCCGCCACCCGCGCCCGCCGCATCGCTCAGGCGGTGGAATGGATGGGGGAAGGGAAAAGGCGCAATTGGAAATATGAAAAGTGCTGA
- a CDS encoding DUF2842 domain-containing protein, producing the protein MRKEPTWRIPVGLLLLLVGLAVYAALVARYIAPWIAPWPALGQMPVYVVLGVAWLLPLRRFLIWMETGRWG; encoded by the coding sequence ATGCGCAAGGAGCCTACGTGGCGGATTCCTGTCGGCCTGCTGCTGCTGCTGGTTGGGCTGGCGGTCTATGCGGCGCTGGTGGCGCGCTATATCGCGCCTTGGATCGCGCCTTGGCCCGCGCTGGGGCAAATGCCGGTCTATGTCGTGCTGGGGGTGGCCTGGCTGCTGCCCTTGCGGCGCTTTCTGATCTGGATGGAGACCGGGCGCTGGGGCTAA
- a CDS encoding 5-formyltetrahydrofolate cyclo-ligase, with translation MTDKKSLRARLRRLRREHVNALPASMSALLFLRPPGAVAALAGEGSVVGLYHAISGEAPTRSYAKWFAENGRRIALPWFAAAGAPMQFRAWNDPFADEGLETGPYGALQPAADAEELFPDVAFVPLVGFTAEGQRLGQGGGHYDRWLGANPGVMALGLAWDCQKVDSLPAEPHDMPLRAVITPTRLYGDI, from the coding sequence TTGACCGACAAGAAATCCCTGCGCGCCCGTTTGCGCCGCCTGCGCCGCGAACATGTGAACGCCCTGCCCGCATCCATGTCCGCCCTATTGTTCCTGCGTCCGCCCGGCGCGGTGGCGGCGCTGGCGGGCGAAGGCTCGGTGGTGGGCCTCTATCACGCCATTTCGGGCGAGGCGCCGACGCGATCCTATGCCAAATGGTTTGCCGAAAACGGGCGGCGAATCGCCCTGCCGTGGTTTGCCGCCGCGGGCGCGCCGATGCAATTTCGCGCATGGAATGATCCCTTTGCCGACGAAGGCCTGGAAACCGGCCCCTATGGCGCGCTCCAGCCCGCCGCCGACGCCGAGGAACTGTTTCCGGATGTCGCCTTCGTGCCCCTGGTGGGCTTTACCGCCGAAGGCCAGCGCCTCGGCCAAGGCGGCGGGCATTATGACCGCTGGCTGGGCGCGAATCCGGGGGTGATGGCGCTCGGGCTGGCATGGGATTGCCAGAAGGTGGACAGCCTGCCCGCAGAGCCTCATGATATGCCCCTGCGCGCGGTGATTACCCCCACCCGCCTTTACGGAGACATCTGA
- a CDS encoding cell division protein ZapA, with amino-acid sequence MSRVDLMIGGRDYAVACSPGEEEHVRMLGRIIEEKMNALPGATNQSEMRSMLFAALLLADELHELRQQLDQGAPPADPATAARLEALAAGLEQLAASVEDLL; translated from the coding sequence GTGAGCCGGGTCGATCTGATGATCGGCGGGCGTGATTATGCGGTCGCCTGCTCGCCGGGCGAGGAAGAGCATGTACGCATGCTGGGCCGCATCATCGAGGAAAAGATGAACGCCTTGCCAGGCGCGACGAATCAGAGCGAAATGCGCTCGATGCTCTTTGCCGCGCTCCTGCTGGCCGATGAACTGCACGAATTGCGCCAACAGCTCGATCAGGGCGCCCCGCCCGCCGATCCCGCAACGGCCGCACGCCTCGAAGCGCTTGCCGCCGGACTCGAACAATTGGCAGCCTCGGTCGAGGATCTTCTCTAG
- the tkt gene encoding transketolase, with the protein MSITAPRLQNMANAIRVLSMDAVQAANSGHPGMPMGMADVATVLFSKFLKFDPAQPRWPDRDRFILSAGHGSMLIYSLLHLTGYEQPTIEDIKNFRQLHSVCAGHPENFELPGVECTTGPLGQGLAMSVGFAIAERHLNAQFGDDLVDHKTFVIAGDGCIMEGINHEAIGLAGHLKLGRLVVLWDDNRITIDGDTDLSTSEDVAARYTATGWHVVSCDGHDFADIERAIAEAVADPRPSLVACRTIIGKGAPNKQGGHSVHGSPLGAAEVEAARGELGWTLPAFELPADILGDWRNVGALGKTAAVDWAARVAASDKGAELLRRMNGQLPDQTEVQATFDAWLEGSTKVATRKASEMALEVLTAHVPEMVGGSADLTGSNLTVTKSTKPFGPQDYSGRYVYYGIREFGMAAAMNGMALHGGIIPYGGTFLVFSDYCRNAIRMSAIQRAKVVYVLTHDSIGLGEDGPTHQPIEHVMSMRMIPNLEVFRPADVIETAEAWQLAIANEGRPSVLALTRQNLPQFRHSGPNLTAKGAYRLAAAQAARKVVIVATGSEVEIAMATRDALEAQGVGVDVVSMPSMSRFLEQDAEYRADVLPADVLRVSIEAGTTFGWERITGLDGLRFGIDTFGASAPAPVLYDYFGLTAEKIAPQILAALQN; encoded by the coding sequence ATGAGCATTACCGCCCCCCGCCTGCAGAACATGGCCAACGCCATCCGTGTGCTCTCGATGGATGCGGTTCAGGCCGCCAATTCGGGCCATCCCGGCATGCCGATGGGCATGGCCGATGTTGCCACGGTGCTGTTTTCGAAATTCCTGAAGTTTGATCCGGCCCAGCCGCGCTGGCCCGACCGCGATCGCTTCATCCTGTCGGCGGGCCACGGCTCGATGCTGATCTACAGCCTGCTGCACCTGACCGGCTATGAACAGCCCACGATCGAAGACATCAAGAATTTCCGTCAGCTTCACTCGGTCTGCGCCGGGCACCCGGAAAACTTTGAACTGCCGGGCGTGGAATGCACCACCGGGCCGCTGGGTCAGGGCCTTGCCATGTCGGTGGGCTTTGCCATTGCCGAGCGTCACCTGAACGCGCAGTTCGGCGACGATCTGGTCGATCACAAGACTTTCGTGATCGCGGGCGACGGTTGCATCATGGAAGGCATCAACCACGAGGCCATCGGCCTTGCCGGGCACCTGAAGCTGGGCCGTCTGGTCGTGCTGTGGGATGACAATCGCATCACCATCGACGGCGACACCGACCTGTCGACCAGCGAAGACGTGGCCGCGCGCTATACGGCGACCGGCTGGCATGTCGTATCCTGCGATGGCCATGACTTTGCCGACATCGAGCGCGCGATTGCCGAAGCGGTGGCCGATCCGCGCCCCTCGCTGGTGGCCTGCCGCACGATCATCGGCAAAGGCGCGCCCAACAAGCAGGGCGGCCATTCGGTCCACGGTTCGCCGCTGGGCGCTGCCGAGGTCGAGGCCGCGCGCGGCGAACTGGGCTGGACGCTGCCCGCCTTTGAACTGCCTGCCGACATTCTGGGCGACTGGCGCAATGTGGGCGCGCTGGGCAAGACGGCGGCGGTGGATTGGGCCGCGCGCGTGGCGGCCAGCGACAAGGGCGCCGAACTGCTGCGCCGCATGAACGGCCAGTTGCCGGATCAGACCGAGGTGCAGGCCACGTTCGACGCTTGGCTGGAAGGCAGCACCAAGGTCGCCACCCGCAAGGCCAGCGAAATGGCGCTCGAGGTGCTGACGGCCCATGTGCCCGAAATGGTGGGCGGCTCGGCCGACCTTACCGGCTCGAACCTGACCGTCACCAAGTCGACCAAGCCCTTTGGTCCGCAGGATTACTCGGGCCGCTATGTCTATTACGGCATCCGCGAATTCGGCATGGCCGCGGCCATGAACGGGATGGCGCTGCATGGCGGGATCATCCCCTATGGCGGCACTTTCCTCGTGTTTTCGGATTATTGCCGCAATGCCATTCGTATGTCGGCTATTCAGCGGGCCAAGGTGGTCTATGTGCTGACCCACGATTCGATTGGCCTTGGCGAGGATGGTCCGACCCATCAGCCGATCGAACATGTGATGTCGATGCGCATGATTCCGAATCTGGAAGTGTTCCGCCCTGCCGACGTGATTGAAACCGCCGAGGCATGGCAATTGGCGATCGCCAATGAAGGCCGCCCCAGCGTGCTGGCTCTGACCCGTCAGAACCTGCCGCAGTTCCGCCACTCGGGTCCGAACCTGACGGCAAAGGGCGCCTATCGTCTTGCCGCGGCCCAGGCCGCGCGCAAGGTGGTGATCGTGGCGACCGGCTCGGAAGTTGAGATCGCGATGGCGACCCGCGATGCGCTTGAGGCGCAGGGCGTGGGTGTTGATGTGGTCTCGATGCCCTCGATGAGCCGCTTCCTTGAACAGGATGCGGAATACCGGGCCGATGTCCTGCCCGCCGATGTGCTGCGCGTCAGCATCGAGGCAGGTACGACCTTTGGCTGGGAACGTATCACGGGCCTTGACGGTCTGCGCTTTGGTATCGACACCTTTGGCGCATCGGCTCCGGCCCCGGTTCTTTATGACTATTTCGGTCTTACGGCTGAAAAGATTGCGCCGCAAATTCTTGCGGCACTCCAGAACTAA
- the gap gene encoding type I glyceraldehyde-3-phosphate dehydrogenase: MAVKVAINGFGRIGRNVARAILERPDCGLELVSINDLADAKANARLFKHDSVHGTFSGTVEVDGNDLILNGKRVQVTAEKDPANLPHAANGIDIALECTGFFVDRDSAGKHLTAGAKRVLISAPAKKVDKTVVFGVNHETLTADDLIVSNASCTTNCLAPFAKVLHESIGIERGLMTTIHSYTNDQKILDQIHKDPRRARAAALNMIPTSTGAAVAVGEVLPELKGKLDGSSIRVPTPNVSVVDLTFTPARDTTIEEVNALLKAAAEGPLKGVLGYTEEPLVSIDFNHDPHSSTIDSLETAVIDGKLVRVLSWYDNEWGFSNRMLDTAGAMAKFL; this comes from the coding sequence ATGGCTGTGAAGGTTGCCATCAACGGTTTCGGTCGCATTGGGCGCAATGTGGCCCGCGCCATTCTGGAGCGCCCCGACTGCGGGCTCGAACTGGTTTCGATCAACGATCTGGCCGATGCCAAGGCCAATGCCCGTCTGTTCAAGCATGACAGCGTCCACGGCACTTTCTCGGGCACCGTCGAAGTGGACGGCAACGACCTGATCCTGAACGGCAAGCGCGTTCAGGTGACCGCCGAGAAGGACCCCGCCAACCTGCCGCATGCCGCCAATGGCATCGACATCGCGCTGGAATGCACCGGCTTCTTCGTTGACCGCGATTCGGCCGGCAAGCACCTGACCGCCGGCGCCAAGCGCGTGCTGATCTCGGCGCCCGCCAAGAAGGTCGACAAGACCGTCGTGTTCGGCGTGAACCACGAAACGCTGACCGCCGACGATCTGATCGTCTCGAACGCTTCGTGCACCACCAACTGTCTGGCGCCCTTTGCCAAGGTTCTGCATGAATCGATCGGTATCGAGCGTGGCCTGATGACCACGATCCACTCGTACACCAACGACCAGAAGATCCTGGACCAGATCCACAAGGATCCGCGCCGCGCCCGCGCTGCGGCTCTGAACATGATCCCGACCTCGACCGGCGCTGCCGTGGCCGTGGGTGAAGTGCTGCCCGAACTGAAGGGCAAGCTGGACGGTTCCTCGATCCGCGTGCCGACCCCGAACGTCTCGGTCGTCGATCTGACCTTCACCCCCGCGCGCGACACGACCATCGAGGAAGTGAACGCTCTGCTCAAGGCTGCCGCCGAAGGCCCGCTCAAGGGCGTGCTGGGCTATACCGAAGAGCCGCTGGTTTCGATCGACTTCAACCACGATCCGCATTCCTCGACCATCGACAGCCTCGAAACGGCTGTGATCGACGGCAAGCTGGTGCGCGTGCTGAGCTGGTACGACAACGAATGGGGCTTCTCGAACCGCATGCTGGACACGGCAGGCGCGATGGCCAAGTTCCTCTGA
- a CDS encoding phosphoglycerate kinase has product MAFRKLDDLGDVTGKVALVRVDFNLPMKDGAVTEDTRVRAVAPTILELADKGAKVLLLAHFGRPKGNRVADQSLSLVVGAVEKVLGREVMFVPEVAGDVVKQAVGILGAGDIALLENTRFWPGEEKNDPELVKAMAEVGDFYVNDAFSAAHRAHASTEGLAHVLPAYAGRSMQAELEALENALGNPVRPVAAVVGGAKVSSKLDVLKHLVTKVDHLIIGGGMANTFLAARGVDVGKSLCEHDLAATAEEIMEAADAAGCTVHLPYEVVVSKEFAANPPSLRTCNVHEVAADEMILDVGPSAVEALADALKTCKTLVWNGPMGAFETVPFDAATVALAKIAAALTKEGSLVSVAGGGDTVAALHHAGVAGDFSYISTAGGAFLEWMEGRELPGVKALEI; this is encoded by the coding sequence ATGGCTTTTCGCAAGCTCGATGATCTGGGCGATGTGACCGGCAAGGTTGCGCTGGTGCGCGTCGACTTCAATCTGCCGATGAAGGATGGCGCGGTGACGGAAGACACCCGCGTGCGCGCCGTGGCGCCGACCATTCTGGAATTGGCCGACAAGGGCGCCAAGGTGCTGCTGCTGGCGCATTTCGGCCGTCCCAAGGGCAATCGCGTGGCGGATCAGTCGCTCTCGCTGGTCGTGGGCGCGGTGGAAAAGGTGCTGGGCCGCGAAGTGATGTTCGTTCCCGAAGTGGCCGGTGATGTTGTGAAGCAGGCGGTGGGCATTCTGGGCGCGGGCGATATTGCCCTGCTGGAAAACACCCGCTTCTGGCCGGGCGAGGAAAAGAACGATCCCGAACTGGTCAAGGCGATGGCCGAGGTTGGCGATTTCTACGTCAATGACGCTTTCTCGGCGGCGCATCGCGCCCATGCCAGCACCGAAGGTCTGGCCCATGTGCTGCCCGCCTATGCCGGTCGTTCGATGCAGGCCGAATTGGAAGCGCTGGAAAATGCGCTGGGCAATCCGGTGCGCCCGGTCGCCGCGGTTGTCGGCGGGGCCAAGGTGTCGAGCAAGCTCGACGTCTTGAAGCATCTGGTGACCAAGGTTGATCACCTGATCATCGGCGGTGGCATGGCCAACACCTTCCTTGCCGCGCGCGGCGTGGATGTGGGCAAGAGCCTGTGCGAACACGATCTGGCCGCCACGGCTGAAGAGATCATGGAGGCGGCGGACGCTGCCGGTTGCACCGTGCATCTGCCTTATGAAGTGGTGGTCTCGAAGGAATTTGCCGCCAATCCGCCCTCGCTGCGCACCTGCAATGTGCATGAAGTGGCTGCCGACGAGATGATCCTCGATGTGGGGCCGTCTGCGGTTGAGGCGCTGGCCGATGCGCTCAAGACCTGCAAGACGCTGGTGTGGAACGGGCCAATGGGCGCGTTTGAAACCGTGCCTTTTGATGCGGCGACGGTGGCTCTGGCCAAGATCGCGGCGGCGCTGACCAAGGAAGGTTCGCTGGTCTCGGTGGCGGGTGGCGGTGATACCGTTGCTGCGCTGCATCACGCCGGGGTGGCAGGGGACTTCTCCTATATCTCGACCGCTGGCGGCGCTTTCCTTGAATGGATGGAAGGCCGCGAACTGCCGGGCGTCAAGGCGCTCGAAATCTAA
- a CDS encoding class I fructose-bisphosphate aldolase — translation MTTKVVQKILSNYESDNPGVKANLYRMLSQGKLGGTGKMIILPVDQGFEHGPARSFSVNPDAYDPHYHYQLAIDAGLSAYAAPLGMLEAGADKFAGQIPTILKVNSSNSWGTAANQALTGGVDDALRLGCSAIGFTIYPGSDDVFEMIEEIKELRNEAASVGLATVIWSYPRGGKLPKSGELALDVGAYAAHIAALIGAHIIKVKLPSNHIEQAEAKPCYEGTDWSAQADRVKHVVQSCFNGRRIVIFSGGATKGADAVYQDARDIRDGGGNGSIIGRNTFQRPRDEALAMLGKLVNIYKGKE, via the coding sequence ATGACCACCAAGGTTGTCCAGAAGATCCTCAGCAATTACGAATCCGACAATCCCGGCGTTAAGGCCAACCTCTATCGCATGCTCTCGCAGGGCAAGCTGGGCGGCACCGGCAAGATGATCATTCTGCCGGTGGATCAGGGCTTTGAGCATGGCCCGGCGCGCAGCTTTTCGGTGAACCCGGACGCTTACGATCCCCATTACCATTATCAGCTCGCCATCGACGCCGGCCTGTCGGCCTATGCCGCGCCGCTGGGCATGCTGGAGGCGGGCGCCGACAAGTTTGCCGGGCAGATCCCGACCATCCTCAAGGTCAACAGCTCGAACAGCTGGGGCACGGCGGCCAATCAGGCGCTGACGGGCGGCGTTGATGATGCGCTGCGTCTGGGCTGCTCGGCCATCGGTTTCACGATCTATCCCGGCTCGGACGATGTGTTCGAGATGATCGAGGAGATCAAGGAACTGCGCAACGAAGCGGCCAGCGTCGGCCTTGCCACGGTGATCTGGTCCTATCCGCGCGGCGGCAAGCTGCCCAAGAGCGGCGAGCTGGCGCTGGACGTGGGCGCCTATGCTGCGCATATCGCCGCGCTGATCGGCGCGCATATCATCAAGGTCAAGCTGCCCAGCAACCACATCGAACAGGCAGAAGCCAAGCCCTGCTATGAGGGCACCGACTGGTCGGCGCAGGCCGATCGCGTCAAGCATGTGGTGCAGTCGTGCTTCAACGGCCGCCGCATCGTGATCTTTTCGGGCGGGGCCACCAAGGGCGCTGATGCGGTCTATCAGGACGCGCGCGACATCCGTGACGGCGGCGGCAACGGCTCGATCATCGGCCGCAACACGTTCCAGCGCCCGCGCGATGAAGCGCTGGCCATGCTGGGCAAGCTGGTCAACATCTACAAGGGCAAGGAATAA
- the thiE gene encoding thiamine phosphate synthase, which produces MTEEAPTFEHTRAPTQLYLISPADVGGDFPQRLARALDAGLKGRHRIAAFQFRVKGIDDHAAARLAAPLQAICAEREIAFIVNDSITLAKRLNADGVHLGQDDMAQNGDVKIAREELGRDAQIGVTCHNSRHLALEAGEAGADYVAFGAFYPTTTKEVEHHAEPELLTWWQTLFEIPCVAIGGINAENAAPLVRAGADFLAISGAVWNGDEAANVKALMDAITAAQ; this is translated from the coding sequence ATGACCGAAGAAGCACCGACTTTCGAACACACCCGTGCGCCCACGCAGCTTTACCTGATCTCGCCCGCCGATGTGGGCGGCGATTTTCCGCAAAGGCTGGCGCGCGCGCTGGACGCGGGTCTGAAGGGGCGCCACCGGATCGCGGCGTTTCAGTTCCGCGTAAAGGGCATCGACGATCACGCCGCCGCGCGTCTGGCCGCCCCGCTTCAGGCCATTTGCGCCGAGCGCGAGATCGCCTTTATCGTCAACGACTCGATCACGCTGGCCAAGCGCCTGAATGCCGATGGCGTGCATCTGGGGCAAGACGACATGGCCCAGAACGGCGACGTGAAGATCGCGCGCGAGGAGCTGGGCCGCGATGCCCAGATCGGCGTGACCTGCCACAACAGCCGCCATCTGGCGCTGGAAGCGGGCGAGGCCGGGGCCGATTACGTGGCCTTTGGCGCCTTCTATCCCACCACCACCAAAGAGGTCGAGCATCACGCCGAACCTGAATTGCTGACCTGGTGGCAGACTTTGTTTGAAATTCCCTGTGTGGCAATCGGCGGGATCAATGCCGAAAATGCTGCGCCGCTGGTGCGTGCAGGCGCTGATTTTCTGGCGATTTCCGGTGCGGTCTGGAATGGCGATGAGGCGGCAAATGTCAAAGCCTTGATGGATGCCATCACGGCTGCGCAATAA
- a CDS encoding OPT family oligopeptide transporter — translation MNQANPDGANARELTIRGVVLGALLTIVFTAANVYLGLKIGLTFATSIPAAVISMAVLRHFSGATIQENNIVQTIASAAGTLSAIIFVLPGLIMIGWWVDFPYWQSVAVIGVGGILGVMYSVPLRRALVTGSDLPYPEGVAAAEVLKVGAGVGGEEENRKGLAAIVLGSGVSVGYTLLAKMGVVAEEASRVFRFGAGASGVSTSFSLALIGVGHLVGLTVGIAMLIGMLISWVILVPHYTAGGVPAVHEMAGFVSGVFKSKVRFIGAGTIGVAAVWTLLRVIGPIVKGITGALAAQRARKSGQGGALALSEQDLPIGLVGAVIAASMVPIGLLLAGFAAGGPIEAHFVPVLVLTVLYVLLIGIVIASVCGYMAGLIGASNSPISGTGIISALGIALLLAAIFGRGIAPDATRALVAFALFVTAIVFGVATISNDNLQDLKTGELIGATPWRQQIALALGVVFGALVIPPVLSLLNTTFGFQGAANAGPEALAAPQAALISAIAQGVLGGSLDWGLIGIGAGIGVVAVIIDEVLRAMKKGALPPLALGMGIYLPMGLTLLIPVGAIIGRLYDNWARKNHDPELAERLGVLAATGLIAGESLFGVVFAGIAAARNSPTPLEIIEPGDLALPLGITIFTAALIWLYTSTKRAAAHRTTWPVEG, via the coding sequence ATGAACCAAGCCAATCCTGACGGCGCCAATGCGCGCGAGCTAACCATACGCGGTGTCGTGCTGGGCGCTTTGCTCACCATCGTGTTCACGGCGGCCAATGTCTATCTGGGCCTCAAAATCGGCCTGACCTTTGCCACATCGATCCCGGCGGCGGTGATCTCGATGGCGGTGCTGCGCCATTTTTCGGGCGCGACCATTCAGGAAAACAACATCGTCCAGACCATCGCCAGCGCGGCGGGGACATTGAGCGCGATCATCTTCGTGCTGCCCGGTCTGATCATGATCGGCTGGTGGGTGGATTTCCCTTACTGGCAATCGGTGGCGGTGATCGGTGTCGGTGGCATTCTTGGGGTGATGTATTCGGTCCCTCTGCGCCGCGCTTTGGTGACGGGCAGCGATCTGCCCTATCCCGAAGGCGTGGCGGCGGCCGAGGTGCTCAAAGTCGGCGCGGGCGTCGGCGGCGAGGAGGAGAACCGCAAGGGTCTGGCCGCCATCGTGCTGGGCTCGGGCGTGTCGGTGGGCTATACTTTGCTGGCCAAGATGGGCGTGGTGGCCGAGGAAGCCTCGCGCGTGTTTCGTTTTGGCGCGGGCGCTTCGGGCGTTTCGACCAGTTTCAGCCTCGCGCTGATCGGCGTGGGCCATCTGGTGGGTTTGACGGTGGGCATCGCGATGCTGATCGGCATGCTGATCAGCTGGGTCATTCTGGTGCCGCATTATACGGCGGGCGGAGTTCCCGCAGTGCATGAAATGGCCGGTTTCGTTTCCGGCGTGTTCAAGAGCAAGGTGCGCTTTATCGGCGCGGGCACGATTGGCGTGGCGGCAGTATGGACGCTGCTGCGCGTGATCGGACCGATTGTGAAGGGCATCACCGGCGCTCTGGCGGCGCAGCGGGCGCGCAAGTCGGGGCAGGGCGGGGCGCTGGCTCTGAGCGAGCAGGATTTGCCGATCGGGCTGGTGGGTGCGGTGATCGCCGCCTCGATGGTGCCGATCGGGCTGCTGCTGGCCGGGTTTGCGGCGGGCGGGCCGATCGAGGCGCATTTCGTGCCAGTGCTGGTGCTGACCGTGCTGTATGTGCTGCTGATCGGCATCGTGATCGCTTCGGTCTGCGGCTATATGGCGGGCCTGATCGGCGCGTCGAACAGCCCGATTTCTGGCACCGGCATTATTTCCGCGCTGGGCATTGCGCTGCTTTTGGCGGCGATCTTTGGTCGGGGCATCGCGCCTGATGCAACGCGCGCGCTGGTGGCCTTTGCGCTGTTTGTCACGGCCATCGTCTTTGGCGTGGCGACGATCTCGAACGACAACCTTCAGGATCTGAAAACCGGCGAGCTGATCGGCGCGACACCTTGGCGTCAGCAGATCGCGCTGGCGCTGGGGGTGGTGTTCGGCGCGCTGGTGATCCCGCCGGTGCTCAGCCTGCTCAACACCACCTTCGGTTTTCAGGGCGCCGCCAATGCGGGACCTGAGGCGCTGGCCGCGCCGCAGGCGGCGCTGATCTCCGCCATTGCGCAGGGCGTGCTGGGCGGCAGTCTCGACTGGGGCCTGATCGGCATCGGCGCGGGCATCGGCGTGGTGGCCGTCATCATCGACGAGGTGCTGCGTGCGATGAAGAAGGGCGCGCTGCCGCCCCTCGCGCTGGGCATGGGCATCTATCTGCCGATGGGGCTGACGCTGTTGATCCCGGTGGGGGCGATCATCGGGCGGCTCTATGACAATTGGGCCAGGAAGAACCATGACCCCGAACTGGCCGAGCGGCTGGGCGTGCTGGCGGCCACCGGCCTGATCGCGGGCGAGAGCCTGTTTGGCGTGGTTTTCGCCGGGATCGCCGCGGCCCGCAACAGCCCGACCCCGCTGGAAATCATCGAGCCGGGCGATCTGGCGCTGCCGCTGGGCATCACGATCTTTACCGCCGCCCTGATCTGGCTCTACACCAGCACGAAGCGGGCGGCGGCCCACCGCACCACTTGGCCGGTGGAAGGCTGA